The following are encoded together in the Flavihumibacter fluvii genome:
- a CDS encoding RNA polymerase sigma factor — MNLKDENNVADQPLVDKVLRGNTNAFKTIIKNTEGLVAQIVFKMIPNAEDRKDIAQDIYLKTFQKLGTFKFQSKLSTWIGQIAYNTCINYLEKKKLVLLDNINDDTESDDEALEKMNSKIEPFSNETENLIFKKELSEILKNEIDNLSPVYKTLITLYHIEELYYSEIAEITELPEGTIKNYLFRARKTLRNNLLLTYKREAL; from the coding sequence GTGAACTTAAAAGATGAAAACAATGTGGCGGACCAACCTCTGGTTGACAAGGTATTACGTGGCAACACTAATGCTTTTAAGACCATTATAAAAAATACTGAAGGTTTGGTGGCTCAAATTGTTTTTAAAATGATTCCCAATGCGGAAGACAGAAAAGACATTGCACAGGACATTTATTTAAAGACATTTCAAAAATTAGGTACTTTCAAATTTCAATCAAAGCTTTCTACTTGGATTGGACAAATTGCTTATAATACTTGCATAAACTACCTTGAAAAGAAAAAATTAGTGCTTCTTGACAATATCAATGATGACACGGAATCCGACGATGAGGCATTAGAAAAGATGAACAGCAAAATTGAACCTTTTAGTAATGAAACCGAAAATTTAATTTTCAAAAAAGAGCTATCAGAAATTTTAAAAAATGAAATAGATAACCTTTCGCCAGTTTACAAGACATTAATAACTCTCTATCATATTGAAGAATTATATTACTCAGAAATAGCTGAAATAACAGAACTACCAGAAGGAACGATAAAAAACTATTTATTCAGGGCGAGGAAAACACTAAGGAATAATTTATTGCTCACTTATAAAAGGGAAGCATTGTGA